A window of Microcystis aeruginosa FD4 contains these coding sequences:
- a CDS encoding DUF4407 domain-containing protein, whose amino-acid sequence MLTKTRLNSVQKFLIWSAGADQEVLSQESCRTERYKYESIGTTVILTAIMAFCSGGYALFTVFGSLTISISLGFIWGSIIFNLDRFFILTASQNKSSSKLQFWVGAVTRLSIAILLGFIVAKPLELRLFESEINQKISQQRREREREESRKDQDTPDVKRINKINEEIDNLTREKNQASDALQKARIDAIEEIEGKGVTGKAGVGTIAKERQKNVETIEKSVTFLDNIIQDLLKEKNSLIKKQQSSLSIKTPQKKEWQEGSLLDRISALEALSKDDPAIAITNILITLLLIIIEIAPVLVKILSKEGLYEKLLEKEIIDRMNQENLGKMAEKELSKMKELKNFQLNIEALIIEYIRLRERNKEKIEDIQMNKAKNIYQQHDEETANFVKLCRERVTNYEDLVD is encoded by the coding sequence AGTTGCCGCACAGAAAGGTATAAATATGAGTCTATCGGCACAACCGTTATTCTCACGGCAATAATGGCTTTTTGTTCAGGAGGCTATGCACTTTTTACGGTTTTTGGCTCTTTAACAATTTCAATTTCTTTGGGTTTTATTTGGGGTAGCATAATTTTTAACTTAGATCGCTTTTTTATACTTACAGCTAGTCAAAATAAGTCTTCATCAAAACTACAATTTTGGGTAGGAGCCGTCACTCGCTTAAGCATAGCGATTCTTTTAGGTTTTATCGTTGCTAAACCTCTAGAGTTAAGATTGTTTGAGAGTGAAATCAATCAAAAAATTAGCCAACAAAGAAGAGAAAGAGAAAGAGAAGAAAGCAGAAAAGATCAAGATACTCCAGATGTCAAAAGGATCAATAAAATAAATGAAGAGATTGACAATCTCACAAGAGAAAAAAATCAAGCTTCAGACGCTTTACAAAAAGCTCGTATAGATGCGATAGAAGAAATAGAAGGTAAAGGTGTGACAGGTAAAGCCGGTGTCGGCACTATTGCAAAAGAAAGACAAAAAAATGTAGAAACAATAGAAAAAAGTGTTACTTTTTTGGATAATATAATCCAAGATTTACTCAAGGAAAAAAATAGTTTAATCAAAAAACAACAATCAAGTTTGAGTATCAAGACACCGCAGAAAAAGGAATGGCAAGAAGGAAGTCTTTTAGATCGTATCTCAGCCCTAGAAGCATTATCGAAAGATGATCCTGCTATTGCTATTACAAATATATTAATTACTCTGTTATTAATTATTATTGAAATTGCTCCAGTTTTGGTAAAAATCTTGTCAAAAGAAGGTCTTTATGAAAAACTGCTTGAGAAAGAAATTATCGATAGAATGAATCAAGAAAATCTTGGCAAAATGGCAGAAAAAGAACTCTCAAAAATGAAAGAACTAAAAAATTTTCAGCTAAATATTGAAGCTTTAATAATTGAATATATCCGACTTAGAGAAAGAAATAAAGAAAAAATCGAAGATATACAAATGAATAAAGCAAAAAATATTTATCAGCAACATGATGAAGAAACTGCTAACTTTGTTAAGTTATGTAGAGAGCGAGTAACTAATTATGAAGATTTAGTAGATTAA
- a CDS encoding GUN4 domain-containing protein produces the protein MDYSPLRELLQQKKWQEADRKKGELMLAAAKREKEGWIDGESAEKFSCEDLRMIDREWLAASGGQFGFSVQLAIYKQTGNPIGDYNEEAFRRFRDAVGWRANGNWKNYDNLTWGTNAPSTALAGHLPVLPWVGSGGGWGRSLFSLAAACEL, from the coding sequence GTGGACTACTCACCGCTACGAGAACTCCTGCAACAAAAGAAATGGCAAGAAGCCGATCGCAAAAAAGGTGAGCTAATGCTGGCAGCGGCGAAACGAGAAAAAGAAGGCTGGATAGACGGCGAATCCGCCGAGAAATTTTCCTGTGAGGATTTGCGGATGATCGATCGAGAGTGGTTAGCGGCTTCCGGTGGCCAGTTTGGCTTTTCCGTACAACTGGCGATCTACAAGCAGACAGGCAACCCGATCGGCGACTATAATGAGGAAGCTTTCCGTCGCTTTAGAGATGCGGTGGGCTGGCGAGCAAACGGAAACTGGAAAAATTATGATAATTTAACTTGGGGTACAAATGCACCATCCACAGCACTCGCCGGACACCTCCCGGTGCTGCCTTGGGTAGGTTCAGGGGGCGGGTGGGGGCGTTCTCTCTTCTCTCTCGCTGCGGCTTGCGAATTGTAG
- a CDS encoding type II toxin-antitoxin system HicB family antitoxin: MKIRYELIIYWSEEDRAFIVEVPELAGCMADGETYQEAVQNAELVIQEWIETAKQLERIIPEPKGRLLFT; the protein is encoded by the coding sequence ATGAAAATTCGCTATGAATTAATTATTTATTGGAGTGAGGAAGATCGAGCTTTTATTGTTGAAGTTCCAGAATTAGCAGGATGTATGGCAGATGGAGAAACCTATCAAGAAGCTGTACAAAATGCTGAACTTGTTATTCAAGAATGGATTGAAACTGCCAAACAACTAGAACGAATCATTCCTGAACCAAAAGGACGACTATTATTTACCTAA
- a CDS encoding type II toxin-antitoxin system HicB family antitoxin, which translates to MKYQIAIYRSEEGISVCVPALPGCWSEGDTEEEAFLNIQDAIEDYLAALKDRLHGVEIREIEVTANKF; encoded by the coding sequence ATGAAATACCAAATTGCTATTTATCGGTCTGAAGAAGGGATAAGCGTTTGCGTACCTGCTTTACCTGGTTGTTGGTCTGAGGGTGATACAGAAGAAGAAGCATTCCTTAATATTCAAGATGCTATTGAGGATTATTTAGCAGCATTAAAAGATAGATTGCATGGTGTCGAAATACGAGAAATTGAAGTAACTGCTAATAAGTTTTGA
- a CDS encoding type II toxin-antitoxin system HicA family toxin produces the protein MPKLAGINHLKAVRALEKAGFNIIRQSKHIVMSDGIRQVTIPRNNPIKAFTMGGIIQDAGLTIEEFRKLL, from the coding sequence ATGCCTAAACTTGCTGGTATTAATCATCTTAAAGCAGTACGCGCTTTAGAAAAAGCGGGATTTAACATAATACGTCAGAGTAAACATATCGTGATGAGTGATGGAATACGTCAAGTAACCATTCCTCGAAATAACCCCATCAAAGCTTTTACAATGGGTGGGATAATTCAAGATGCTGGTTTAACTATTGAAGAGTTCCGTAAATTACTCTAA
- a CDS encoding helix-turn-helix domain-containing protein: protein MPKTTDAIKIIHQMIADDPTIQEQIALESINAEIAQLIYDSRTKAGLTQQQLADLIHVEQSVIEDIEDADYQDNPLIMLQKIATALNQKVKMSLVS from the coding sequence ATGCCTAAAACCACAGATGCCATAAAAATCATTCATCAAATGATCGCAGACGATCCCACAATACAAGAACAAATCGCCCTAGAATCCATCAACGCAGAAATCGCACAACTGATTTATGACTCTCGTACAAAAGCTGGATTAACCCAACAACAACTAGCCGACCTAATCCATGTTGAACAATCCGTTATTGAAGATATAGAAGACGCTGACTATCAAGACAATCCCCTAATAATGCTGCAAAAAATTGCCACCGCACTCAATCAAAAAGTCAAAATGAGCCTTGTTAGCTAA